One region of Juglans microcarpa x Juglans regia isolate MS1-56 chromosome 7S, Jm3101_v1.0, whole genome shotgun sequence genomic DNA includes:
- the LOC121240659 gene encoding ras-related protein RABE1c — protein MAAPPARARADYDYLIKLLLIGDSGVGKSCLLLRFSDGSFTTSFITTIGIDFKIRTIELDGKRIKLQIWDTAGQERFRTITTAYYRGAMGILLVYDVTDESSFNNIRNWIRNIEQHASDNVNKILVGNKADMDESKRAVPTSKGQALADEYGIKFFETSAKTNLNVEQVFFSIARDIKQRLADTDSRAEPSTIKINQPDQAAGGGQAAQRSACCGS, from the exons ATGGCTGCTCCACCGGCAAGGGCTCGGGCCGATTACGATTACCTCATAAAGCTCCTATTGATCGGCGACAGTG GTGTGGGTAAGAGTTGCCTTCTTTTACGCTTCTCAGATGGCTCCTTCACCACTAGTTTCATCACCACCATCGG CATTGACTTTAAGATAAGAACCATTGAGCTAGATGGAAAACGAATCAAGCTGCAAATATGGGATACAGCTGGCCAGGAGCGGTTCCGAACAATCACAACCG CTTACTATCGTGGAGCCATGGGAATTTTACTGGTCTATGATGTGACTGATGAATCATCTTTCAACA ACATTAGGAACTGGATTCGCAACATCGAACAGCATGCTTCAGATAATGTGAACAAGATACTGGTTGGGAACAAGGCTGACATGGATGAAAGCAAGAGG gcTGTGCCTACCTCCAAGGGCCAAGCACTTGCTGACGAGTATGGTATCAAATTCTTCGAGACT AGCGCAAAGACAAATCTAAATGTGGAGcaagttttcttttcaataGCAAGGGATATAAAGCAAAGGCTTGCAGACACCGACTCTAGGGCTGAG CCTTCGACGATTAAGATCAATCAACCAGACCAGGCAGCTGGAGGCGGCCAAGCTGCCCAAAGATCAGCTTGCTGTGGTTCTTAG